One window of the Streptomyces sp. ITFR-21 genome contains the following:
- a CDS encoding ATP-dependent DNA ligase — protein sequence MDLPVMPPVRPMLAKAAKAIPAGMLYEAKWDGFRAVVFRDGDEIELGSRSGKPLTRYFPEVVAALRDRVPARCVLDGEIVIARDGRLDFDALLERIHPADSRVRLLAGATPAGFVAFDLLALGDVSLMDVPQRERREELTGVLRDASAPVFTAPATDDLEVARDWFERFEGAGLDGVVAKPPALPYRPGERVMVKVKHERTADCVVAGLRLHKSGPVVGSLLLGLYDGAGRLQHVGVCASFPMAGRRALMAELAPLRMDGVRGHPWERWASEEAQSADRLPGGPSRWTGTKDLSWLPLRPELVAEVAYDHMQGDRFRHTARFRRWRGDREPGECTYAQLEEPAGYDLAEVLGGG from the coding sequence ATGGACCTTCCCGTGATGCCCCCGGTCCGGCCGATGCTGGCGAAGGCCGCCAAGGCCATCCCGGCGGGCATGCTGTACGAGGCCAAGTGGGACGGCTTCCGGGCGGTCGTCTTCCGCGACGGCGACGAGATCGAGCTGGGCAGCCGCTCCGGCAAGCCGCTGACCCGGTACTTTCCCGAGGTGGTGGCCGCGCTGCGGGACCGGGTCCCGGCGCGCTGCGTGCTGGACGGGGAGATCGTGATCGCCCGTGACGGGCGGCTGGACTTCGACGCCCTGCTGGAGCGGATCCATCCGGCGGACTCCCGGGTACGCCTCCTGGCCGGCGCCACACCCGCCGGCTTCGTCGCCTTCGACCTGCTGGCGCTCGGTGACGTGTCACTGATGGACGTGCCCCAGCGGGAGCGGCGCGAGGAGCTGACCGGGGTGCTGCGGGACGCCTCGGCGCCGGTCTTCACCGCTCCCGCCACCGACGACCTGGAGGTGGCCCGCGACTGGTTCGAGCGCTTCGAGGGCGCGGGGCTGGACGGCGTGGTCGCCAAACCGCCGGCGCTGCCGTACCGGCCGGGCGAACGGGTGATGGTCAAGGTCAAGCACGAGCGGACCGCGGACTGCGTGGTGGCGGGCCTGCGGCTGCACAAGAGCGGCCCGGTGGTCGGCTCGCTGCTGCTCGGCCTGTACGACGGCGCCGGACGCCTCCAGCACGTCGGGGTCTGCGCGTCCTTCCCGATGGCCGGGCGCCGGGCGCTGATGGCGGAGCTGGCGCCGCTGCGGATGGACGGCGTGCGGGGCCATCCGTGGGAGCGCTGGGCCAGCGAGGAGGCGCAGTCCGCCGACCGGCTGCCCGGCGGGCCGAGCCGGTGGACCGGCACGAAGGACCTGTCGTGGCTGCCGCTGCGCCCCGAGCTGGTGGCGGAGGTCGCCTACGACCACATGCAGGGCGACCGCTTCCGGCACACCGCCCGGTTCCGCCGCTGGCGGGGTGACCGGGAGCCCGGGGAGTGCACGTACGCGCAGCTGGAGGAACCGGCCGGCTACGACCTCGCGGAGGTGCTGGGCGGTGGCTGA
- the ligD gene encoding non-homologous end-joining DNA ligase: MPESLELTVGGRTVRVSHPDKVYFPQRGLTKGDIARYYASVGEGVLRALRDRPTTLQRFPDGVEGEYFFQKRAPKNLPEWIPTGRIAFPSGRFADEMCPTEPAAVLWAANLGCLTFHPWPVRRADTEHPDELRIDLDPQPGTGYADAVRAALELRDVLEGLGLTGWPKTSGGRGLHVFVPIAAEWTFTQVRRSAIAVARELERRAPERITTAWWKEERGSRIFVDYNQTARDRTIAGAYSVRPFPHAPVSAPLRWEEVPEAVPEDFDLVTMPGRFAELGDVHAAMDEQASRLDAALELAARDEAEHGLADLPYPPEHPKMDGEPKRVQPSRARKRP; encoded by the coding sequence ATGCCGGAGTCGCTGGAACTCACCGTCGGCGGGCGGACCGTCCGGGTGTCCCATCCGGACAAGGTGTACTTCCCGCAGCGCGGGCTCACCAAGGGCGACATCGCCCGCTACTACGCGAGCGTCGGCGAGGGCGTGCTGCGCGCGCTGCGGGACCGGCCGACCACGCTGCAGCGCTTCCCCGACGGTGTGGAGGGCGAGTACTTCTTCCAGAAGCGCGCCCCCAAGAACCTCCCGGAATGGATCCCGACCGGCCGGATCGCCTTCCCCAGCGGCCGGTTCGCCGACGAGATGTGCCCCACCGAGCCCGCAGCGGTGCTCTGGGCGGCCAACCTCGGCTGCCTGACCTTCCACCCCTGGCCGGTGCGGCGCGCCGACACCGAGCACCCCGACGAGCTGCGCATCGACCTCGACCCGCAGCCCGGCACGGGCTACGCCGACGCCGTACGCGCCGCTCTGGAGCTGCGGGACGTGCTCGAAGGGCTCGGCCTGACCGGCTGGCCCAAGACCTCCGGCGGGCGCGGCCTGCACGTCTTCGTGCCCATTGCCGCCGAATGGACCTTCACCCAGGTGCGCCGGTCGGCGATCGCGGTGGCCAGGGAACTGGAGCGGCGCGCCCCGGAGCGGATCACCACCGCCTGGTGGAAGGAGGAGCGCGGCAGCAGGATCTTCGTGGACTACAACCAGACCGCCCGTGACCGTACGATCGCCGGCGCCTACTCGGTACGGCCCTTCCCGCACGCCCCGGTGTCCGCGCCGCTGCGCTGGGAGGAAGTGCCGGAGGCGGTGCCGGAGGACTTCGACCTGGTGACGATGCCGGGCCGGTTCGCCGAGCTCGGGGACGTGCACGCCGCCATGGACGAGCAGGCGTCCCGGCTGGACGCGGCACTCGAACTGGCCGCCCGCGACGAGGCCGAACACGGTCTCGCCGATCTCCCGTACCCGCCGGAGCACCCCAAGATGGACGGCGAGCCCAAGCGGGTGCAGCCCAGCCGGGCCAGGAAGCGGCCGTGA
- a CDS encoding Lrp/AsnC family transcriptional regulator: protein MSVDALDARILRLLLEQPRTSVREYARILGVARGTLQARLDRLERDGVIAVAGPRISPAALGHPVLAFVRIEVTQGRLDEVGAALAAVPEIIEAFSITGGGDLLTRVVARDNAHLEDIIQRLIQLPGVVRTGTEIALRERVPHRVLPLVEAVGRTAARQVGRGPGPS from the coding sequence ATGTCAGTCGATGCCTTGGACGCGCGCATCCTGCGCCTGCTGCTGGAGCAGCCGCGCACCAGCGTCCGCGAGTACGCCCGCATTCTCGGGGTGGCCCGCGGCACGCTCCAGGCCCGGCTCGACCGGCTGGAGCGCGACGGGGTGATCGCGGTCGCCGGACCGCGGATATCACCGGCGGCGCTCGGCCATCCGGTGCTGGCGTTCGTACGGATCGAGGTCACCCAGGGGCGGCTGGACGAGGTCGGGGCGGCGCTGGCAGCCGTCCCGGAGATCATCGAGGCGTTCTCCATCACCGGCGGCGGCGACCTGCTGACCCGGGTGGTCGCCAGGGACAACGCGCATCTGGAGGACATCATCCAGCGGCTGATCCAGCTGCCGGGGGTGGTCCGCACCGGCACGGAGATAGCGCTGCGCGAGCGGGTGCCGCACCGGGTGCTGCCGCTGGTGGAGGCGGTGGGCCGGACCGCCGCGCGGCAGGTTGGGCGCGGACCCGGGCCGTCCTGA
- a CDS encoding lactonase family protein, with protein sequence MAGHVYIGSFTSAGGRGLTAATVDPDTGALTALGHTADVPNPSFLALSADGRTLYTVSETEPEGAAAAFSLADPAAPRLLAGPVPVRGGSPTHLAVHRGHLLTANYAAPGSVSVLPVGDDGALGPVLSVLEHEGDGPHRERQEAPHAHAVLTDPTGRWALSVDLGTDSVRVCELDPGSGELEIERELGLRSGVGPRHLAFHPGGGHAYVINELDSVITVCRWDADKGSLRPLTETRVLPEDAEGENFPSELVVSPDGRFVWAANRGHNSIAVLAVDDAAEGLTLLDTVDCGGDWPRHLTLDPSGTRLYAANERSGNVTWFDVDPATGIPRQAGSLALPAVSCVLFA encoded by the coding sequence GTGGCCGGGCACGTTTACATCGGGTCGTTCACGTCGGCGGGAGGCCGCGGCCTCACCGCGGCCACCGTGGACCCGGACACGGGGGCGCTCACCGCGCTCGGGCACACGGCCGACGTGCCGAACCCCTCTTTCCTCGCCCTGTCCGCCGACGGGCGGACCCTCTACACGGTCAGCGAGACCGAACCCGAGGGCGCCGCAGCCGCGTTCTCCCTCGCCGACCCGGCCGCGCCCCGGCTGCTGGCCGGCCCGGTACCGGTCCGCGGCGGCTCACCGACCCACCTGGCCGTGCACCGGGGGCACCTGCTCACCGCCAACTACGCCGCGCCCGGCAGCGTCAGCGTGCTCCCCGTCGGCGACGACGGCGCCCTCGGCCCGGTCCTGTCGGTGCTGGAGCACGAGGGCGACGGTCCCCACCGGGAACGCCAGGAGGCCCCGCACGCCCACGCGGTGCTGACCGACCCCACCGGCCGCTGGGCGCTCAGCGTGGACCTCGGCACCGACTCGGTACGGGTCTGCGAACTCGACCCGGGCAGCGGCGAGCTGGAGATCGAGCGCGAACTGGGCCTACGCTCCGGCGTCGGCCCCCGCCACCTGGCCTTCCACCCCGGCGGCGGCCACGCCTACGTCATCAACGAACTCGACTCGGTGATCACCGTGTGCCGGTGGGACGCCGACAAGGGCAGCCTGCGCCCGCTCACCGAGACCCGGGTGCTGCCCGAGGACGCCGAAGGCGAGAACTTCCCCTCGGAGCTGGTGGTCTCGCCCGACGGGCGGTTCGTCTGGGCCGCCAACCGCGGCCACAACAGCATCGCGGTACTGGCGGTGGACGACGCCGCCGAGGGCCTGACCCTCCTGGACACGGTGGACTGCGGCGGCGACTGGCCCCGCCACCTGACCCTGGACCCTTCCGGCACCCGGCTCTACGCGGCCAACGAGCGCTCCGGGAACGTCACCTGGTTCGACGTCGACCCGGCCACCGGCATCCCCCGGCAGGCCGGCTCACTGGCGCTGCCCGCGGTCTCCTGCGTGTTGTTCGCCTGA
- a CDS encoding sirohydrochlorin chelatase, whose translation MSTAPGPAAGLPVRTPRQQPGRHRRPEALTAPDGAPVLVLAVPGTPTAAALSLAEEVVSIARSELSGLDPRVAFVDGDDNGDDEFPGLRSVLDQVAVERPGEDTSAVVVPLLAGPEASVLRRIRQAVADSKAQVELTDVLGPHPLLAEAVHVRLAEAGLARADRARLFTVATAADGIILATVGGEEAAQAAGVTGLLLAARLAVPVLAAALDEDGAIARAAEQLRSSGSGTLALAPCLIGPEIAPQLLHTAAAEAGCAGADALGPYPAVGKLVVTQYAAALGIARQSPQGAQAR comes from the coding sequence ATGAGCACTGCACCAGGGCCCGCCGCCGGCCTCCCCGTTCGAACGCCGCGTCAACAGCCAGGACGCCACCGCCGCCCGGAGGCGCTGACCGCCCCCGACGGCGCGCCGGTGCTGGTCCTCGCCGTCCCCGGCACCCCCACCGCCGCGGCGCTCAGCCTGGCCGAGGAGGTCGTGAGCATCGCCCGCTCCGAGCTGTCCGGGCTCGACCCGCGGGTGGCGTTCGTGGACGGCGACGACAACGGGGACGACGAGTTCCCGGGGCTGCGCAGCGTACTGGACCAGGTGGCCGTGGAACGGCCGGGTGAGGACACCTCGGCGGTCGTGGTGCCGCTGCTGGCCGGGCCGGAGGCGTCGGTGCTGCGCCGGATCCGGCAGGCCGTCGCCGACAGCAAGGCGCAGGTCGAGCTGACCGATGTGCTCGGCCCGCACCCGCTGCTGGCCGAGGCGGTGCACGTTCGGCTGGCCGAGGCGGGGCTGGCGCGGGCCGACCGGGCCCGGCTGTTCACCGTGGCGACGGCGGCGGACGGGATCATCCTGGCCACCGTCGGCGGCGAGGAGGCGGCGCAGGCGGCCGGGGTGACCGGGCTGCTGCTGGCGGCGCGGCTCGCGGTGCCGGTGCTGGCCGCCGCGCTGGACGAGGACGGGGCCATCGCGCGGGCCGCCGAGCAGCTGCGGTCCTCGGGCTCCGGCACGCTGGCGCTGGCGCCGTGCCTGATCGGCCCGGAAATCGCCCCCCAACTGCTGCACACCGCCGCTGCGGAGGCGGGCTGCGCGGGCGCCGACGCGCTCGGCCCGTACCCGGCGGTCGGCAAGCTGGTGGTGACGCAGTACGCGGCCGCGCTGGGTATCGCACGGCAGTCGCCGCAGGGCGCGCAGGCGCGGTGA
- a CDS encoding N-acetylglucosamine kinase: MPDFWGSDRPAAGWVLGVDSGGSGVRVALARADGSTTTGSAVSDRPAVVGARGIDAGSLLGLVVPLVGRLMAAAGVRRIAAACVGAAGMASLGDDLRARLPDGLSEAFGVEHLALAGDAVTAYAGTLGLRPGVVIAAGTGVIALGTTADGSGWRRADGWGHLLGDVGGGAWIGRAGLEASLRAHDGRARGSELLLARARAMFGPVETLPALLYPRADRPALLASFAPEVAGCACMDPVASEILRRAAAHMLESAAAVRPWPEAVDVALTGGLFRLGEPLMGPLRDQAQWLLPEATLLEAAGDPLDGALLIAGAMYRDELTLPTDPALLRLVRRPSVSGETDSSGQV, encoded by the coding sequence GTGCCGGACTTCTGGGGTTCGGACCGGCCGGCGGCCGGCTGGGTACTGGGTGTCGACTCCGGCGGTTCCGGTGTGCGGGTCGCGCTGGCCCGCGCCGACGGCTCGACGACGACCGGGTCCGCGGTCTCGGACCGGCCCGCGGTGGTGGGCGCCCGCGGCATCGACGCGGGGAGCCTGCTCGGTCTGGTGGTGCCACTCGTCGGGCGCCTGATGGCGGCGGCGGGGGTCCGGCGGATCGCCGCGGCCTGCGTCGGCGCGGCCGGCATGGCGTCCTTGGGCGACGATCTGCGCGCCCGGCTGCCCGACGGGCTGTCCGAGGCGTTCGGTGTGGAGCACCTGGCGCTGGCCGGCGACGCGGTGACGGCGTACGCGGGCACGCTGGGCCTGCGGCCCGGCGTGGTGATCGCGGCCGGCACCGGCGTGATCGCGCTGGGCACCACGGCGGACGGCAGCGGCTGGCGGCGTGCGGACGGCTGGGGCCATCTGCTGGGCGACGTCGGCGGCGGCGCCTGGATCGGCCGGGCCGGTCTGGAGGCGTCGCTGCGCGCCCACGACGGGCGGGCCCGGGGTTCGGAGTTGCTGCTGGCCCGGGCGCGGGCGATGTTCGGCCCGGTGGAGACGCTGCCGGCGCTGCTGTACCCGCGGGCGGACCGACCGGCCCTGCTGGCCTCGTTCGCCCCCGAGGTGGCCGGCTGCGCGTGCATGGACCCGGTGGCGTCGGAGATCCTGCGGCGGGCGGCGGCGCACATGCTGGAGTCGGCCGCCGCCGTGCGACCCTGGCCCGAAGCGGTGGACGTGGCGTTGACCGGCGGTCTGTTCCGGTTGGGCGAGCCGCTGATGGGGCCGCTGCGCGACCAGGCGCAGTGGCTGCTGCCGGAGGCCACCTTGCTGGAGGCGGCCGGCGACCCGCTGGACGGCGCGCTGCTGATCGCGGGCGCGATGTACCGTGACGAGCTGACGCTGCCCACCGATCCGGCACTGCTCAGACTCGTCCGGCGACCGAGCGTGTCCGGTGAAACGGACAGTTCTGGACAGGTCTGA
- a CDS encoding phospholipid scramblase-related protein, with the protein MTTHSDTPAGWYADPQGTPNLLRYWDGARWTEHTNPGQVPRQDARKQQGGSAWEVGVGGAPDPARVQHQVQQQAGVAPAGQGGGTLFTEPVLVVNQKAKLIELVNEYSVFDQHGRTLGSVVEVGQSTAKKVLRFVSSVDQFLTHKLEVRDAHGQPQLVLTRPAKLVKSRVLVERPSGEPLGEIVQQNAFGKITFAFLYNGRQIGAIKAENWRAWNFAIVDHTETEIARITKTWEGLAKTMFTTADNYVLQIHRQLADPLLSMVVASALTVDTALKQDSRGLG; encoded by the coding sequence CCCGGCGGGCTGGTACGCCGACCCGCAAGGCACGCCCAACCTGCTCCGGTACTGGGACGGCGCCCGGTGGACAGAGCACACCAACCCCGGCCAGGTCCCCCGGCAGGACGCCCGCAAGCAACAGGGCGGCAGCGCCTGGGAAGTGGGCGTCGGCGGGGCGCCCGACCCGGCGAGGGTGCAGCACCAGGTGCAGCAGCAGGCCGGGGTGGCACCGGCCGGCCAGGGCGGCGGCACCCTGTTCACCGAGCCGGTGCTGGTGGTCAACCAAAAGGCCAAGCTGATCGAGCTGGTCAACGAGTACAGCGTGTTCGACCAGCACGGCCGCACCCTCGGCTCGGTGGTCGAGGTCGGCCAGAGCACCGCCAAGAAGGTGCTGCGCTTCGTCTCCAGCGTCGACCAGTTCCTCACCCACAAGCTGGAGGTCAGGGACGCCCATGGGCAGCCGCAGCTGGTGCTGACCCGGCCGGCGAAGCTGGTGAAGTCCAGGGTGCTGGTGGAGCGGCCCAGCGGCGAGCCGCTCGGCGAGATAGTGCAGCAGAACGCCTTCGGCAAGATCACGTTCGCGTTCCTGTACAACGGGCGGCAGATCGGGGCCATCAAGGCCGAGAACTGGCGGGCCTGGAACTTCGCGATCGTGGACCACACCGAGACCGAGATCGCCCGGATCACCAAGACCTGGGAAGGTCTGGCCAAGACCATGTTCACAACTGCGGACAACTACGTGCTGCAGATCCACCGGCAGCTCGCCGACCCGCTGCTGAGCATGGTGGTGGCCTCCGCGCTGACCGTGGACACCGCCCTCAAGCAGGATTCCCGCGGGCTCGGCTGA